From a region of the Sulfuriferula plumbiphila genome:
- a CDS encoding acyl-homoserine-lactone synthase, which yields MQVISGTLEHLPQDLYAEVACYRHRVFVEQLGWALRSQQSMESDQFDRPDTVYVVAQDDADQVLGCARLLPTTHPYLLGEVFPQLLNGLPPPCSSEVWELSRFAAVDLNSQTPASGQFSSPVAIKLLQEAMVCAAALGAKRLITVSPLGVERLLHRVGFHAHRAGPPMIIDDHPVFACWIELDGVCNNKGNADWRQ from the coding sequence ATGCAGGTCATATCCGGCACACTAGAGCATCTTCCACAGGATTTGTATGCGGAAGTAGCCTGTTATCGCCACCGGGTGTTTGTCGAGCAGCTCGGCTGGGCGCTTCGCTCGCAACAGTCCATGGAATCGGATCAGTTTGACCGTCCGGATACCGTGTACGTCGTGGCGCAGGATGACGCAGACCAGGTCCTCGGCTGCGCCCGCCTTCTTCCCACCACCCACCCCTATCTCCTGGGGGAAGTTTTTCCCCAGCTGCTCAATGGTTTGCCACCACCCTGCTCTTCGGAAGTCTGGGAGCTGTCACGTTTCGCGGCCGTGGATCTCAACAGTCAAACCCCAGCATCGGGCCAGTTTTCGTCGCCGGTTGCGATCAAGTTGCTGCAGGAAGCGATGGTGTGCGCCGCCGCGCTTGGCGCAAAGCGACTGATCACAGTATCACCGCTGGGTGTGGAAAGATTGTTGCATAGGGTGGGATTTCATGCACATCGAGCCGGGCCGCCAATGATTATTGACGACCATCCGGTATTCGCCTGCTGGATTGAGCTGGACGGCGTTTGTAATAATAAAGGCAATGCCGACTGGCGACAATGA
- a CDS encoding PRTRC system ThiF family protein, with protein sequence MEHLIDASLLDKRVQIHLIGVGGNGAQMAACLARLDIAMKALGHPYGLHVTAFDGDRVSEANVGRQLYSPVDVGRFKSVVTIHRLNQFYGLDWIAHPHRYEDCQRNSLHRPSADLIVSCVDTRTARQAIHAWVFEGNGHCRYWLDLGNTEATAQVVLGEAPRRWGRHQTGRSPRLPCVTELFPELLDESVPDDNTPSCSVRMSLASQGLFINDVAVRFAAQLLYELFSNGRIRQHGVLVNLDSKRSGPIEVDVVAWRRFGYQVNDGDGQLEQAA encoded by the coding sequence ATGGAACATTTGATCGATGCAAGCCTGCTGGATAAGCGGGTGCAGATTCACTTGATTGGCGTTGGCGGCAATGGTGCGCAAATGGCGGCATGTCTGGCGCGGCTCGATATCGCGATGAAAGCGCTCGGACACCCTTACGGCCTGCATGTCACTGCGTTCGATGGTGACCGCGTGAGTGAGGCGAACGTAGGTCGCCAGCTTTACAGTCCGGTCGATGTGGGGCGTTTCAAGTCCGTGGTGACCATCCACCGGCTAAACCAATTCTATGGGCTGGACTGGATTGCTCACCCCCATCGATACGAGGATTGCCAGCGCAACAGCCTGCACCGTCCGAGCGCCGATCTGATCGTGAGTTGCGTGGACACGCGAACGGCGCGGCAGGCAATCCATGCGTGGGTGTTCGAGGGCAACGGGCATTGCCGCTATTGGCTCGATCTCGGCAATACAGAAGCGACGGCGCAGGTGGTGCTTGGCGAAGCGCCCCGGCGATGGGGGCGACACCAGACCGGTCGTTCCCCGCGCTTGCCGTGCGTCACGGAGCTTTTTCCGGAACTGCTGGACGAGTCGGTGCCGGATGACAATACCCCTTCGTGCTCGGTGCGCATGTCATTGGCTTCGCAGGGCCTGTTCATCAACGATGTGGCGGTACGGTTTGCGGCCCAACTGCTGTATGAACTGTTTTCCAACGGACGGATTCGGCAGCACGGCGTGCTGGTCAATCTCGACTCCAAACGCAGCGGCCCCATCGAGGTGGACGTGGTTGCGTGGCGGCGGTTCGGCTATCAGGTCAACGATGGTGACGGCCAATTGGAACAAGCTGCATGA
- a CDS encoding CopG family ribbon-helix-helix protein — translation MNTKVLTAHVPLPLAEKVDQMAARLERSRGWIVKQALAAWIDQEEERSRLTREALADVDAGHVIDHQAVQAWADSLGTDRPLPVPR, via the coding sequence ATGAACACCAAAGTACTTACCGCCCATGTCCCACTACCGCTTGCCGAAAAGGTTGATCAGATGGCCGCTCGCTTGGAGCGCTCGCGTGGCTGGATTGTGAAGCAAGCATTGGCAGCCTGGATCGACCAGGAAGAAGAACGCAGCCGTTTGACACGGGAGGCACTAGCAGATGTTGATGCCGGGCACGTCATCGACCACCAAGCTGTGCAAGCGTGGGCTGATAGCCTCGGTACCGACAGGCCGCTGCCGGTGCCGCGCTGA
- a CDS encoding DUF2283 domain-containing protein produces the protein MKITYDDQDDILHIEFSKEPIIKDVSHGWNVNIGFGTKGIVEITILEAKAGGYWPLENAKELLLLAA, from the coding sequence ATGAAAATAACATACGATGATCAGGATGACATCCTCCACATCGAGTTCTCGAAGGAACCGATAATCAAGGATGTATCCCATGGCTGGAATGTCAATATTGGCTTTGGCACAAAGGGAATCGTGGAAATCACGATTCTTGAGGCTAAGGCGGGCGGTTACTGGCCGTTGGAAAATGCCAAGGAATTGCTGCTACTGGCAGCGTAA
- a CDS encoding DUF4902 domain-containing protein — MNDQSDTETHTHAQETMMYLSRDGYVRLTPETLLATPLRHLLSGLDEDKAMPSHTGARLTRIAGYTEWVSSTTPILTLGWDWQLDGASSQVHYASLGTPRSNVMLVDAEQHDLGAARTLMLLETAIDTLAWQEAVHRHLSTRYA; from the coding sequence ATGAATGATCAGTCCGATACCGAGACACACACTCATGCCCAAGAGACCATGATGTACTTGTCCCGGGACGGCTATGTGCGCCTGACGCCGGAAACCCTGTTAGCAACCCCGTTGCGGCATCTCTTATCCGGCCTGGATGAAGATAAAGCCATGCCCTCCCACACGGGGGCGCGCCTGACCCGCATTGCCGGCTACACGGAGTGGGTCAGTAGCACGACACCGATCCTCACTCTGGGGTGGGACTGGCAGCTGGATGGGGCATCTAGTCAAGTGCACTACGCAAGCCTGGGTACCCCGCGAAGCAATGTCATGCTCGTGGATGCGGAGCAACACGACCTAGGGGCCGCCAGGACTTTGATGCTGCTTGAAACTGCCATTGATACGCTGGCCTGGCAGGAGGCTGTCCATCGGCACCTCAGTACCCGATACGCCTGA
- a CDS encoding aminotransferase family protein produces the protein MTESNSLAQKLDCLWMPFTDMQAFARDPLVLQKAEGPYVYDIDGNEYLDCISSLWHVGVGHGNRHYLDRIKAQLDGALTSASLFGSAHMAALDLASRLVAFVDDARLRKVFFSSGGSEAVETALKVAIQYNKIRGRGGDKVVYLKRAYHGVTLGALSAMGIEGDRMGFEAHLSREFIAAESPHCYRCPYGLSRPRCELACAKSLERLIAQHPGEITTLIVEPVQGAGGIIVPPPDYLRELHRICREHDIVFILDEVVTGYWRTGARFAFQAEGVAPDILVLSKGMSGGVLPLGATVVSREIFDTFTAADEVFMHGNTYGGNPLSCAAGIAHLEFVSRPEFAARVHALVGEFAAGLEALKHHDLVGDIRQKGLMAGIELVTDRVTKEPYKPQRPLALLARRHGLLLRPLGNVITLFPMMTVTPSALVDMFVRLDAFLHDLGRMSKRGGPRLAAGG, from the coding sequence ATGACGGAAAGTAATTCGTTGGCGCAAAAGTTGGATTGCCTGTGGATGCCCTTCACCGACATGCAGGCGTTTGCACGAGATCCCTTGGTGCTGCAGAAGGCGGAGGGCCCGTATGTCTACGACATCGACGGAAACGAGTATTTGGATTGCATATCCTCGCTTTGGCACGTCGGGGTCGGCCACGGTAACCGCCACTATCTCGACCGGATCAAAGCGCAACTCGATGGCGCCCTGACGTCGGCATCACTGTTCGGTTCGGCGCACATGGCAGCGTTGGATCTGGCCTCCCGGCTGGTCGCCTTCGTGGACGACGCGCGGCTGAGGAAGGTATTTTTTTCCTCGGGCGGGTCGGAGGCCGTCGAGACCGCCCTGAAGGTCGCCATCCAGTACAACAAGATTCGCGGCCGCGGAGGCGACAAGGTCGTGTATCTCAAGCGCGCTTACCACGGCGTGACGCTCGGCGCGCTGTCCGCCATGGGCATCGAAGGCGATCGCATGGGATTCGAGGCGCATCTGTCGCGCGAGTTTATCGCCGCGGAGAGTCCGCATTGTTACCGCTGCCCCTACGGCCTTTCGCGCCCCCGGTGCGAGCTCGCATGCGCGAAATCGCTGGAGCGGCTCATAGCACAGCACCCTGGCGAGATCACGACGTTGATCGTCGAGCCGGTGCAAGGGGCGGGCGGGATCATCGTGCCGCCGCCTGATTATTTGCGCGAGCTGCACCGCATTTGCCGCGAGCATGACATCGTCTTCATCCTCGACGAAGTCGTGACCGGCTATTGGCGTACCGGAGCGCGGTTCGCATTCCAGGCGGAGGGCGTGGCGCCCGATATCTTGGTGTTGTCGAAAGGTATGAGCGGCGGCGTGCTACCTCTGGGCGCGACGGTGGTGAGCCGCGAAATCTTCGACACGTTCACCGCTGCCGACGAGGTGTTCATGCACGGCAATACGTACGGCGGGAATCCACTCTCGTGCGCGGCCGGGATCGCCCACCTGGAGTTCGTGTCGCGGCCGGAGTTCGCGGCGCGGGTGCACGCCCTCGTGGGGGAATTCGCTGCCGGTCTCGAGGCCCTCAAACACCATGACCTGGTCGGCGATATTCGCCAAAAGGGGTTGATGGCGGGGATCGAGCTTGTCACTGACCGCGTGACCAAGGAGCCGTACAAGCCGCAGCGGCCGCTCGCGCTCTTGGCAAGACGCCACGGCCTGTTGTTGCGTCCGCTGGGCAATGTGATCACGCTGTTTCCGATGATGACGGTCACGCCATCCGCGCTCGTGGATATGTTTGTGCGGCTCGACGCGTTTTTGCATGATCTCGGGCGCATGTCGAAGCGCGGCGGCCCGCGCCTGGCGGCAGGTGGGTGA
- a CDS encoding RpiB/LacA/LacB family sugar-phosphate isomerase translates to MRVAIVNEISTIDKNPAIVAALSSSGHEIINAGMAPDRRPHDLTYIHTGLLSALLLDTGAAEFVVGGCGTGIGYLNSIMQYPGVVCGLVTNPLDSWLFARINGGNAAALQLNQGYGWAGEVNLSFLLEPLFGIDSREWGVGYPAHRRESQNASRACLRELSRISHMPMAEIVRRIPDDTMAPILTFPGIADLLDARQNARCETSRALHQKLVDYEYARSRPLIDSDGKDSRIRECMEQKVTKRALIS, encoded by the coding sequence ATGCGCGTCGCTATCGTCAACGAAATCTCCACCATCGACAAGAATCCCGCGATCGTCGCGGCCCTGAGCTCGAGCGGGCACGAGATCATCAACGCCGGCATGGCGCCGGATCGACGGCCGCACGACCTGACATACATCCACACCGGGCTGCTTTCGGCTTTACTGCTCGACACGGGTGCCGCCGAATTCGTCGTCGGCGGCTGTGGTACTGGCATCGGCTACCTCAACTCGATCATGCAATACCCAGGCGTGGTCTGCGGGCTTGTCACGAACCCGCTCGATTCATGGTTGTTCGCGCGGATCAACGGCGGCAACGCGGCGGCGCTCCAATTGAATCAGGGCTACGGATGGGCGGGAGAGGTGAATCTTTCGTTTCTGCTGGAACCTTTGTTCGGCATCGATAGCCGCGAATGGGGCGTCGGCTATCCCGCTCACCGGCGCGAGTCACAGAATGCCAGCCGTGCGTGCCTGCGCGAATTGTCGCGGATATCGCATATGCCCATGGCGGAAATCGTTCGGCGAATACCGGACGATACTATGGCGCCTATACTCACGTTTCCGGGCATAGCCGATCTCCTCGACGCCCGCCAGAATGCCCGCTGCGAGACGAGTCGCGCGCTGCATCAAAAGCTCGTCGACTATGAGTACGCACGATCTCGGCCACTGATCGATTCGGATGGTAAGGATTCGCGTATTCGGGAATGTATGGAGCAGAAAGTTACTAAACGAGCACTTATATCATGA
- a CDS encoding DUF4258 domain-containing protein, translating to MADFFSQRFGKNVWITRHARQSMQHRGIDDATLEQIVEAGDIKRKDDVHLWVYMHIDGRTDNMICAAAVESEAIIIQTVMISWELEDEI from the coding sequence ATGGCCGATTTCTTTAGTCAGAGGTTCGGCAAAAACGTTTGGATCACTCGCCATGCCAGACAAAGTATGCAGCATCGAGGAATTGATGACGCAACGCTCGAGCAGATAGTCGAGGCTGGTGATATCAAACGAAAAGACGACGTGCATCTGTGGGTTTACATGCACATCGACGGGCGAACGGACAACATGATTTGCGCGGCAGCCGTTGAGTCGGAAGCCATCATTATCCAGACCGTCATGATTAGCTGGGAACTGGAGGACGAAATATGA
- a CDS encoding alpha/beta hydrolase family protein: MITIEPAQIEVAGHRIQLAIDRPKSAQTEELPVIVMPPAFNKTMRDYFLLSLYFVYNDFLVIRYDNVNHLGRSSGSIYDFNLSDCLFTLEQVTAFVRDRFQSRVSVLATSLMGRVMLRHLRSPLAGIYELVGLLLPVVNVEHTINHIVGIDLFERERAGDPVIEVDILGNRVRAERFVRDVIQQQYDSVTSVMDDLRHADRDLLVFAAPKDEWVRYDEVLSLFSRYERTQQMVVLENSSHQLDRNLVACKQLFREVVGSYMRAIDVKKRDPRFPSFREIVANSRIDRAHEEADSLTVAGV, translated from the coding sequence ATGATTACGATCGAGCCAGCACAGATCGAGGTTGCCGGTCACCGCATTCAACTCGCGATAGATCGGCCGAAATCGGCACAGACCGAAGAGCTGCCGGTCATCGTCATGCCACCGGCGTTCAACAAGACCATGCGGGACTATTTCCTGCTGTCACTTTATTTCGTCTACAACGACTTCCTCGTCATCCGCTACGATAACGTCAACCATCTAGGCCGCAGCTCCGGCAGCATCTACGACTTCAACCTGTCCGATTGCCTATTCACCCTCGAACAGGTCACCGCCTTCGTGCGGGATCGCTTCCAGTCACGCGTTTCTGTGCTCGCCACCAGCCTCATGGGGCGGGTGATGCTCAGGCACCTGCGCTCTCCTCTGGCCGGGATTTACGAGCTGGTCGGGCTCCTTCTCCCAGTCGTCAATGTCGAACATACGATAAACCACATCGTCGGTATTGACCTTTTCGAGCGCGAACGGGCCGGCGATCCTGTTATCGAGGTGGATATCCTAGGCAACCGTGTGCGAGCCGAGCGTTTCGTTCGCGATGTGATACAGCAGCAGTACGACTCGGTGACTAGTGTCATGGACGATCTCCGGCATGCTGACCGCGACCTCCTTGTGTTCGCGGCCCCGAAGGACGAATGGGTGCGGTACGACGAGGTCCTGAGCCTTTTCTCGCGATACGAACGCACGCAACAGATGGTGGTGTTAGAAAATTCATCGCACCAACTCGACCGGAATCTCGTCGCGTGCAAGCAACTTTTTCGGGAGGTGGTAGGCAGCTATATGCGCGCGATCGACGTGAAAAAACGCGATCCGCGATTCCCATCGTTTCGCGAGATCGTCGCGAACAGTCGTATCGATCGCGCGCACGAGGAAGCGGACAGCCTCACGGTGGCGGGCGTGTAA
- a CDS encoding PRTRC system protein B, which translates to MTPRAAIQLARALSKSVAHGGFLPETVLYMDGDLLLWWVPPAKRHIVFRAPELGAPERGEVVPHPGLVFAASSRVWKVWAVKGRSRPALQTPLFQSPYFNVWEGGDICRGNVQVPEGTATEKIDAWNAAFLGSFFTHPNSQGKLVRYRGGAYPFWRDMLDGKFKKFPERVLIDAKTTLGKLLGMGAQDDD; encoded by the coding sequence ATGACGCCGCGCGCGGCGATTCAACTTGCCCGTGCTTTGTCGAAGAGCGTCGCGCATGGCGGATTCCTGCCGGAGACGGTGCTCTACATGGATGGCGATCTGCTGCTGTGGTGGGTGCCACCAGCCAAGCGCCATATCGTTTTCCGCGCACCGGAATTGGGTGCGCCGGAACGTGGTGAGGTCGTGCCGCATCCGGGGCTGGTGTTCGCGGCGTCGAGCCGCGTATGGAAGGTGTGGGCGGTCAAGGGGCGGAGCCGCCCTGCTTTGCAGACCCCATTGTTCCAGTCGCCGTATTTCAACGTATGGGAAGGTGGCGATATTTGCCGTGGCAATGTCCAAGTCCCCGAGGGGACGGCCACCGAAAAAATCGACGCATGGAACGCCGCCTTCCTGGGCTCGTTTTTCACGCATCCGAATAGCCAGGGAAAGCTGGTTCGGTATCGCGGTGGCGCTTATCCGTTCTGGCGCGACATGTTGGACGGCAAATTCAAGAAATTTCCCGAGCGCGTGTTGATCGATGCCAAGACTACGCTCGGCAAATTGTTAGGGATGGGAGCGCAGGACGATGATTGA
- a CDS encoding type II toxin-antitoxin system RelE/ParE family toxin codes for MELKWTSKGLSDLARLYEFLAPVNGQAAARTVQSLTAAPVSLLANPRIGEKLEEFEPREVRRIMVGHYEMRYEIQESTLYVLRFWHTREDR; via the coding sequence ATGGAACTGAAATGGACGAGCAAAGGGCTATCCGATCTCGCGCGGCTTTATGAGTTCCTGGCTCCGGTGAACGGGCAGGCCGCCGCGCGCACGGTGCAATCCCTGACCGCCGCGCCGGTCAGCCTACTGGCGAATCCACGCATCGGAGAGAAGTTGGAGGAGTTCGAGCCCCGCGAGGTGCGGCGCATTATGGTCGGGCACTATGAAATGCGCTACGAGATTCAGGAATCCACGCTTTACGTGCTGCGGTTCTGGCACACGCGGGAAGACCGGTAG
- a CDS encoding PRTRC system protein A, translated as MIDPRDVALQRTCPILAAPRFGVLPEMKNGQRVVVAANGVFIQMKLDWLDCTLRLADVASAPPLPYGTVQERIAFAFGVIPVRLLEAFIEAGRARLPNEAAGGLIYSRRTNGLRLQMYDALQTSPDGIDYRMPKLEEDESIAIDLHTHGRSPAFWSPTDNRDDQGVKVAGVFGHLHQARPSAAFRLAVNGYYQSLRHPWEAAKPPEDDLEAGSCWLILKWLGLARGGQWNI; from the coding sequence ATGATTGATCCGCGTGATGTGGCGTTGCAGAGAACGTGTCCGATCTTGGCCGCGCCGCGTTTCGGAGTGCTGCCTGAGATGAAAAATGGTCAACGGGTCGTCGTCGCTGCCAACGGCGTGTTCATCCAGATGAAGCTCGACTGGCTGGACTGCACCCTGCGCCTTGCGGATGTCGCTTCGGCCCCACCGCTGCCCTATGGGACGGTTCAGGAGCGCATTGCATTCGCGTTCGGCGTGATCCCGGTGCGCCTGCTGGAAGCATTCATCGAGGCAGGACGAGCGCGGCTGCCGAACGAGGCCGCAGGCGGTCTTATCTATTCGCGCCGCACCAATGGGCTGCGCCTGCAGATGTATGACGCGCTACAGACATCACCGGACGGTATCGATTACCGGATGCCGAAGTTGGAGGAAGATGAATCCATCGCCATCGACTTGCACACGCATGGCCGGTCACCGGCATTCTGGTCGCCGACCGACAACCGGGACGATCAAGGCGTCAAAGTCGCCGGGGTATTCGGCCATTTGCATCAGGCAAGGCCGAGTGCGGCCTTCCGGCTCGCGGTGAACGGGTATTACCAATCGCTGCGTCACCCCTGGGAAGCGGCAAAGCCGCCGGAGGACGACCTTGAGGCGGGTTCGTGCTGGCTGATACTGAAGTGGTTGGGTTTGGCGCGAGGTGGGCAATGGAACATTTGA
- a CDS encoding DUF2384 domain-containing protein has protein sequence MTTAAHAVPTFSKNFEGFLDFLREEGAGASTLSPNRFSEVLSIDLQTLAAQAHVHRNTLSRAPASESVQRFLREALRVLRAATDLSGDVDRAIFWYRNEPLPTFGYKTAEHLVTDGRTEDLLRYIESLEAGAAG, from the coding sequence ATGACAACCGCCGCCCATGCCGTTCCAACGTTCAGCAAAAACTTCGAGGGCTTTCTGGATTTCCTCCGCGAGGAGGGGGCAGGTGCCTCGACGCTTTCGCCGAATCGGTTCAGTGAGGTATTGAGCATTGATCTGCAGACGCTGGCCGCGCAGGCGCATGTCCACCGCAATACCCTCAGCCGCGCCCCTGCGTCCGAAAGTGTGCAGCGCTTTCTGCGCGAAGCGCTCAGAGTGCTTCGCGCTGCAACCGACCTGTCTGGCGATGTCGACCGCGCCATCTTCTGGTATCGCAATGAACCGCTACCCACCTTCGGCTACAAAACGGCCGAACATTTGGTGACAGATGGACGTACGGAAGACTTGCTGCGCTACATTGAGTCGCTGGAAGCCGGGGCGGCGGGATGA
- a CDS encoding RES family NAD+ phosphorylase, producing MILARLDNVTVYRMHAPKWAVAPTSGAGAAKHGGRVNRPGVGTLLALEAECVFHSKPATDNNEK from the coding sequence ATGATCTTGGCGCGGCTGGACAACGTGACGGTCTACCGAATGCATGCGCCGAAGTGGGCCGTTGCGCCAACCAGCGGAGCGGGTGCCGCGAAGCATGGGGGCCGAGTCAACCGACCTGGCGTGGGTACTCTTCTGGCGCTGGAAGCAGAATGCGTATTCCACTCCAAACCCGCCACCGATAACAATGAAAAGTAG
- a CDS encoding LuxE/PaaK family acyltransferase, which produces MSETMGATLKMSYAHPERVITPDAFDFNAYQDETIFHWDERRRTAFQQEYVRTAFAWHFERCRDYRRYAEGQGIGPEALRRGNILNRVPQIPTILFKSTEILSVARDDIAKTCESSGTRGRVSRVFRDEVTLDRLLCSIIAGMKYIYDIDNDRAIVLNLGPSTEEAGDIWFSYVTSIADLLYKTYYFVAEQKYLLPQLVDFLAEYRSEKTPILLGAPIMFKHLLAYMEEKNLRLRMPLGALVITAGGWKKYSGEAIQRDRLELLLSERLGVRAENVRDSFNQVELNTVIFECQHKRKHVPPWLKVIARNPTTLMDVGEDRSGILSYLDASNVSYPCFIISEDIGRVIGGCPCGRTGQVIEVERRVNRVESRGCAIKMDSYVAEA; this is translated from the coding sequence GTGAGCGAGACAATGGGCGCGACACTAAAGATGTCTTACGCGCATCCCGAGCGGGTAATTACGCCGGACGCATTCGACTTCAACGCATACCAAGACGAAACCATATTCCACTGGGACGAGCGTCGGCGCACTGCATTCCAGCAGGAATATGTACGCACTGCCTTCGCCTGGCATTTCGAGCGCTGCCGCGACTACCGGCGCTATGCCGAGGGGCAAGGAATAGGCCCAGAGGCGCTGCGCCGCGGGAATATCCTGAACCGGGTGCCGCAGATACCGACGATTCTGTTCAAGAGCACCGAGATTCTAAGCGTGGCGCGAGACGACATCGCAAAGACGTGCGAGAGCAGTGGGACGCGTGGTCGCGTCAGCCGCGTATTCCGCGACGAGGTCACGCTGGACCGGCTGCTGTGCTCGATCATCGCGGGCATGAAGTACATCTACGACATCGACAACGATAGGGCCATCGTCCTCAATCTCGGCCCGAGCACCGAGGAGGCCGGAGACATATGGTTCTCGTATGTCACGAGCATCGCCGATCTCTTGTACAAAACATACTACTTCGTGGCCGAGCAAAAGTACCTTTTGCCGCAACTTGTTGACTTCCTCGCGGAGTATCGGAGCGAAAAGACGCCGATCTTGCTCGGCGCGCCCATCATGTTCAAGCACCTGCTCGCATACATGGAGGAAAAGAACCTGCGTCTGCGCATGCCGCTTGGCGCGCTTGTCATTACCGCGGGCGGATGGAAGAAGTACTCGGGCGAAGCTATACAGCGTGATCGTCTGGAACTCCTGCTGAGCGAGCGGCTGGGCGTGCGCGCCGAAAACGTGCGTGACTCGTTCAACCAGGTCGAACTCAATACGGTCATATTCGAATGTCAACATAAACGCAAGCACGTGCCGCCGTGGCTCAAGGTGATCGCGCGCAATCCGACCACCTTGATGGACGTCGGGGAGGATCGCTCGGGCATTCTGTCCTATCTGGACGCCAGCAACGTGAGCTATCCCTGCTTCATCATCTCCGAGGATATAGGTCGTGTGATCGGCGGGTGCCCGTGCGGGCGCACGGGTCAGGTGATCGAGGTAGAGCGGCGCGTGAACCGAGTTGAGTCGCGCGGTTGCGCGATCAAGATGGACAGCTACGTGGCGGAGGCATAG
- a CDS encoding methionine biosynthesis protein MetW produces MNVLRRLFGLAPMTGGYPAPVLPEMDYERYWEVRAARPLPPRVCAITELLCPNSSVLDIGCGDGELYSYATRKVDSLDWFGLDVSTIALEKARKKGMRCMQVDITRPGFEVPDQYDYIVITEVLEHILNPEQVLRKVASHFRLALILTIPNIAYYKHRWRMLTGRFPIQWQWHPSEHVRYWSFTDFGATLETLGFARYCMLTTNGFPFENASEPGWHRAWPNMLAEGAVFYIPAPASGAAGVEA; encoded by the coding sequence ATGAACGTGCTACGAAGGTTGTTTGGCCTGGCTCCCATGACGGGCGGCTATCCAGCACCCGTATTGCCAGAAATGGACTATGAGCGGTATTGGGAGGTCAGGGCGGCGAGGCCACTACCACCGCGGGTGTGCGCAATTACCGAGCTTCTCTGCCCCAATTCCAGCGTGCTCGACATCGGTTGCGGGGACGGTGAGCTGTACTCGTACGCCACGCGCAAGGTCGATAGTCTCGATTGGTTCGGCCTCGACGTATCGACGATCGCGCTCGAAAAGGCGAGGAAGAAGGGTATGCGCTGCATGCAGGTGGACATCACCCGCCCGGGGTTCGAGGTCCCGGACCAGTACGACTACATCGTCATCACGGAAGTGCTCGAGCACATCCTCAACCCGGAACAGGTGTTGCGCAAGGTGGCTTCGCACTTCCGCTTGGCGCTGATATTGACGATTCCCAACATTGCCTACTACAAGCATCGCTGGCGCATGCTCACGGGACGCTTTCCCATCCAATGGCAGTGGCATCCCAGCGAGCACGTGCGCTACTGGTCGTTCACGGACTTCGGCGCGACGTTGGAAACGCTCGGGTTCGCGCGCTACTGCATGCTCACGACCAACGGCTTCCCGTTCGAGAACGCGAGCGAGCCCGGCTGGCATCGCGCGTGGCCCAATATGTTGGCGGAAGGCGCCGTATTCTATATTCCCGCCCCGGCCAGCGGCGCAGCGGGGGTGGAAGCGTGA